In Microbacterium sp. SLBN-146, one genomic interval encodes:
- a CDS encoding pyridoxamine 5'-phosphate oxidase family protein: protein MSVFDPADARHQHALELLRTREIGWLGTNGRNGYPHAVPVWFLWHDDAILTFSQPHAAKARNLAEDSRAMFQLETADDGEDWLLLQGVVEFSEEPTEAWMDRVGEPYLAKYRAGLDALGWSLPRMTGDFSLALIFRPNRLILG from the coding sequence ATGAGCGTCTTCGATCCGGCCGATGCGCGGCACCAGCACGCGCTCGAGCTGCTCCGCACGCGCGAGATCGGCTGGCTCGGGACGAACGGGCGCAACGGCTACCCGCACGCCGTGCCTGTGTGGTTCCTGTGGCACGACGACGCGATCCTGACGTTCAGTCAGCCGCACGCGGCGAAGGCGCGCAACCTCGCGGAGGATTCGCGTGCGATGTTCCAGCTCGAGACCGCCGACGACGGGGAGGACTGGCTGCTCCTGCAGGGCGTCGTCGAGTTCTCCGAGGAGCCGACCGAGGCCTGGATGGACCGCGTGGGAGAGCCCTACCTCGCGAAGTACCGAGCGGGACTCGATGCGCTCGGCTGGTCGCTCCCGCGCATGACGGGCGACTTCTCGCTCGCGCTGATCTTCCGCCCGAACCGTCTCATCCTCGGGTAG
- a CDS encoding LysR family transcriptional regulator → MIDLEAVVALRAVATQGSVVAAAGHLGFTPSAISQQVKRLERETGVALVERAGRGVVLTDAGTRLVVASTPILADLERLRADLHATALEPERVTGEIRLAAFSTVVRGLVVPVLAGLGDRHPDLRVPLRESEPWESIALVASGQRDLGIVHRWGGVALAMPDHLVATPLFTDVADVILHRDHPLADRAVLHPQELAEERWVATFDATICRQWLRRLFDGVPNAPRIVHESMEFANHLELARAGLAIALVPRLGRGDLGPELVAIPTVDPASTRDVLAVHRRTQADSPALRATLEAFVAHGAPDGAEPLAV, encoded by the coding sequence ATGATTGATCTCGAAGCCGTCGTCGCCCTCCGCGCCGTGGCAACGCAGGGGAGCGTCGTCGCGGCCGCAGGGCACCTGGGGTTCACGCCTTCCGCGATCTCGCAGCAGGTCAAGCGGCTGGAGCGCGAGACGGGAGTCGCGCTCGTCGAACGCGCGGGAAGAGGCGTGGTGCTGACGGATGCCGGGACGCGGCTCGTCGTCGCGTCGACGCCGATCCTCGCCGACCTCGAACGGCTGCGGGCCGACCTCCACGCCACGGCACTCGAGCCCGAGCGTGTCACGGGTGAGATCCGTTTGGCGGCCTTCTCGACCGTCGTGCGCGGACTCGTCGTCCCCGTGCTCGCGGGTCTCGGCGACCGGCATCCCGATCTTCGCGTGCCACTGCGCGAGAGCGAGCCGTGGGAGTCGATCGCGCTCGTGGCCTCGGGACAGCGCGACCTCGGGATCGTGCACCGGTGGGGCGGCGTCGCGTTGGCCATGCCAGACCACCTCGTGGCCACTCCGCTGTTCACCGATGTCGCCGACGTGATCCTGCATCGCGATCATCCGCTCGCGGATCGCGCCGTGCTCCACCCCCAGGAGCTGGCCGAGGAGAGATGGGTGGCGACCTTCGACGCCACGATCTGCCGCCAGTGGCTGCGTCGCCTCTTCGACGGCGTGCCGAACGCGCCCCGCATCGTGCACGAGTCGATGGAGTTCGCCAATCACCTCGAACTGGCGCGCGCGGGTCTCGCCATCGCGCTCGTCCCGCGGCTCGGGCGCGGGGATCTCGGTCCCGAACTCGTGGCGATCCCCACGGTCGACCCGGCCTCGACCCGCGACGTGCTCGCCGTGCATCGCCGCACGCAGGCTGACTCCCCCGCGCTGCGCGCCACTCTCGAGGCCTTCGTCGCACACGGTGCTCCTGACGGTGCGGAGCCGCTCGCCGTCTGA
- the pgm gene encoding phosphoglucomutase (alpha-D-glucose-1,6-bisphosphate-dependent) translates to MTRAGQPAEASDLIDIDELIAAYYDRKPDASVPAQRVAFGTSGHRGSSLSTSFNEDHILATTQAIVDYRRAQGIEGPLFLGRDTHGLSLPAERSAIEVLVANGIDVRIDSRDSWVPTPALSHAILAYNRGRALDDPGRADGIVVTPSHNPPRDGGFKYNPPNGGPADTDATGWIADRANELIASGLEGIARTRFADLDADALGQYDFRDAYVRDLATIIDVDAIAKAGVRIGADPLGGASVEYWALIAEVYGLDLTVVNPDVDPTWRFMTLDWDEKIRMDPSSPSAMASLVARRDEYDILTGNDADADRHGIVTPDAGLMNPNHYLAVAIDYLYSHRESWPADAAVGKTLVSSMIIDKVAAALGRRLYEVPVGFKWFVPGLLDGSIAFGGEESAGASFLRFDGSVWTTDKDGILLCLLAAEILAVTGKTPSQRYAELEAEYGSSAYQRVDAPASPAQKAQLAKLSPDAVTATELAGEPITAKLSHAPGNGAAIGGLKVQTESAWFAARPSGTEDVYKLYAESLRGPEHLAEVQAEARAVVSEALGD, encoded by the coding sequence ATGACTCGCGCAGGACAGCCAGCCGAAGCATCCGACCTCATCGACATCGACGAGTTGATCGCTGCCTACTACGACCGAAAGCCGGATGCCTCGGTGCCCGCCCAGCGCGTCGCGTTCGGCACGAGCGGCCACCGCGGCTCCTCGCTGTCGACGAGTTTCAACGAGGACCACATCCTCGCCACGACGCAGGCGATCGTCGACTACCGTCGCGCTCAGGGCATCGAGGGGCCCCTGTTCCTCGGCCGCGACACGCACGGCCTTTCACTCCCCGCCGAGCGGAGCGCCATCGAGGTGCTCGTCGCGAACGGCATCGACGTGCGCATCGACAGCCGCGACTCGTGGGTTCCGACCCCTGCTCTCTCGCACGCGATCCTCGCCTACAACCGCGGCCGCGCGCTCGACGACCCGGGCCGCGCCGACGGCATCGTCGTCACTCCGTCGCACAACCCTCCGCGAGACGGCGGCTTCAAGTACAACCCGCCGAACGGCGGTCCGGCCGACACGGATGCCACGGGCTGGATCGCGGACCGGGCGAACGAACTTATCGCGTCAGGGCTCGAGGGCATCGCTCGCACGCGCTTCGCCGACCTCGACGCCGACGCACTGGGCCAGTACGACTTCCGCGACGCGTACGTCCGCGACCTCGCCACGATCATCGACGTCGACGCGATCGCGAAGGCGGGCGTGCGGATCGGTGCCGACCCGCTCGGTGGCGCATCGGTCGAGTACTGGGCGCTCATCGCCGAGGTCTACGGTCTCGACCTGACGGTCGTCAACCCCGACGTCGATCCGACGTGGAGGTTCATGACCCTCGACTGGGACGAGAAGATCCGGATGGATCCCTCATCTCCGTCGGCCATGGCGTCTCTCGTCGCGCGCCGCGACGAGTACGACATCCTGACAGGCAACGATGCGGATGCCGACCGGCACGGCATCGTGACGCCCGATGCGGGCCTCATGAACCCGAACCACTACCTCGCGGTCGCGATCGACTACCTGTACTCGCACCGCGAGAGCTGGCCCGCGGATGCCGCCGTCGGCAAGACCCTCGTGTCGTCGATGATCATCGACAAGGTCGCGGCAGCGCTCGGCCGCAGGCTCTACGAAGTCCCCGTCGGATTCAAGTGGTTCGTGCCGGGTCTTCTCGACGGCTCGATCGCCTTCGGCGGCGAGGAGTCGGCCGGCGCATCGTTCCTGCGCTTCGACGGCTCGGTGTGGACGACCGACAAGGACGGCATCCTTCTGTGTCTTCTGGCCGCGGAGATCCTGGCCGTGACGGGCAAGACCCCGTCGCAGCGCTACGCGGAGCTTGAGGCCGAGTACGGCTCGTCGGCGTATCAGCGCGTCGACGCACCGGCATCCCCCGCCCAGAAGGCGCAGCTCGCGAAGCTGTCACCGGATGCCGTGACCGCGACGGAGCTCGCGGGCGAGCCGATCACGGCGAAGCTGTCGCACGCTCCCGGCAACGGCGCGGCGATCGGCGGTCTCAAGGTGCAGACGGAGAGCGCGTGGTTCGCGGCTCGCCCGTCGGGCACGGAGGACGTGTACAAGCTCTACGCCGAGTCGCTGCGCGGCCCGGAGCACCTCGCCGAAGTGCAGGCCGAGGCCCGCGCCGTCGTGTCGGAGGCGCTCGGCGACTGA
- a CDS encoding cellulase-like family protein, producing MTERYLGSGTIPETHDGLTGAVPAHLPQRLTITLWDFSWYTRAGDGEPYADLDEAVADAASLGYNAIRICAAPLLLFGGLGLDDLASDLEIEGLGAAPDGGYYGQCTRWYDAPGGYSIDLRGRLLALFDAAERHGVVIILASWEYQQSPSFAASPRWFEAIDAVPLDQRYRVLADAWDRLLGFLTEHGHRDRVALVELHNEVDFSILPALADGGIREVSRLASRHPDLLVTASYGKPPHLAMHRLPEGLGAAQFHVYSYGVLDALQKRVDIRSEGSADFPNAELRALLRADAPSVEEYGRAAEWKYRATVITDQMIYGYDWVDADAWDTWLLEHYGPYREVMRREIESRVIAIAEWARAHRVPALVGEGWVGYTPLHGTFEESPVGRALAEHGIDTALERGVWGVVLCSNAAPHHPMWQLRDWQRVQNARILAAAQ from the coding sequence ATGACCGAGCGCTACCTGGGCTCGGGGACGATCCCCGAGACGCACGACGGACTGACCGGCGCCGTTCCCGCGCATCTGCCGCAGCGCCTCACGATCACGCTGTGGGACTTCTCCTGGTACACGCGCGCGGGCGACGGGGAGCCGTACGCCGACCTCGACGAGGCGGTCGCTGACGCGGCATCCCTCGGCTACAACGCGATCCGGATCTGCGCCGCGCCCCTGTTGCTCTTCGGGGGACTCGGACTCGACGACCTCGCGAGCGATCTCGAGATCGAAGGCCTCGGCGCGGCGCCCGACGGCGGGTACTACGGTCAGTGCACGCGGTGGTACGACGCGCCGGGCGGCTACTCGATCGACCTGCGCGGACGACTTCTCGCGCTGTTCGACGCCGCCGAGCGGCACGGGGTCGTCATCATCCTCGCGAGTTGGGAGTACCAGCAGTCCCCCTCGTTCGCCGCGTCACCGCGATGGTTCGAGGCGATCGACGCCGTGCCGCTCGATCAGCGGTATCGCGTGCTCGCCGACGCGTGGGATCGGCTCCTCGGCTTCCTGACCGAGCACGGGCACCGCGACCGCGTCGCCCTCGTCGAACTCCACAACGAGGTCGACTTCTCGATTCTCCCGGCGCTCGCCGATGGGGGCATCCGCGAGGTGTCGCGGCTCGCCTCGCGGCATCCGGATCTGCTCGTGACCGCCAGCTACGGCAAGCCGCCGCACCTCGCGATGCACCGTCTGCCCGAGGGGCTCGGCGCGGCGCAGTTCCACGTATACAGCTACGGCGTGCTCGATGCGTTGCAGAAGCGCGTCGACATCCGCTCGGAGGGGAGCGCGGACTTCCCCAACGCCGAGCTGCGGGCGCTCCTGCGCGCCGACGCCCCGAGCGTCGAGGAGTACGGACGCGCGGCGGAGTGGAAGTATCGCGCGACCGTCATCACCGACCAGATGATCTACGGATACGACTGGGTCGACGCCGACGCGTGGGACACGTGGCTCCTCGAGCACTACGGCCCCTACCGCGAGGTGATGCGGCGCGAGATCGAGTCGCGCGTCATCGCGATCGCCGAGTGGGCGCGGGCGCACCGTGTGCCAGCGCTCGTGGGCGAGGGGTGGGTCGGATACACGCCGCTGCACGGCACGTTCGAAGAGAGCCCGGTCGGTCGCGCGCTCGCCGAGCACGGCATCGACACGGCCCTCGAGCGAGGCGTGTGGGGCGTCGTGCTCTGCTCGAACGCGGCTCCGCACCATCCGATGTGGCAGCTGCGCGACTGGCAGCGGGTGCAGAACGCCCGCATCCTCGCCGCCGCCCAGTAA
- a CDS encoding LLM class flavin-dependent oxidoreductase, whose product MPATPAPALSVLDLVGVRAGQSSAQAIAASLDLVSLADDLGYRRYWFAEHHNMPAVASTTPPVLIAAAASRTSRIRVGSGGVMLPNHSPLVVAEQFAALEAIAPGRIDLGLGRAPGSDPVITQLLRMSGTTSDVERFPEHINDILRLVAPDGASIRFTSGGTYDVRATPAATTTPEVWLLGSSDYSAQLAASLGLPYVFANHFSGAGLERALQLYRTQFQPSATLDAPRTFVTANVIAAETAEEAEQRALPQLRMMARLRSNMPLTPLESVEQSIAGADDFDGLAASVMQTTRATWFVGTGASVAAELTEFAARHGVDEIMISPVAGSFDAEPLDAATGRRQTLELLAAATRG is encoded by the coding sequence ATGCCTGCTACGCCCGCTCCCGCCCTGTCCGTCCTCGACCTCGTCGGCGTGCGCGCCGGGCAGAGCTCCGCGCAAGCCATCGCGGCATCCCTCGACCTCGTCTCCCTCGCCGACGACCTCGGCTACCGGCGGTACTGGTTCGCCGAGCACCACAACATGCCCGCCGTCGCCTCGACGACGCCGCCCGTCCTCATCGCGGCCGCAGCCTCACGGACGAGCCGTATCCGTGTCGGATCGGGCGGCGTCATGCTCCCGAACCACTCGCCCCTCGTCGTCGCGGAGCAGTTTGCTGCGCTCGAAGCGATCGCGCCGGGACGCATCGACCTCGGGCTCGGCCGCGCGCCGGGAAGCGACCCCGTCATCACGCAGCTCCTGCGGATGTCGGGCACGACGAGCGACGTCGAGCGCTTCCCCGAGCACATCAACGACATCCTGCGGCTCGTCGCCCCCGACGGGGCGTCCATCCGCTTCACGTCGGGCGGCACGTACGACGTGCGCGCGACGCCCGCCGCCACGACGACCCCCGAGGTGTGGCTCCTCGGGTCGAGCGACTACTCGGCTCAGCTCGCGGCATCCCTCGGACTCCCCTACGTCTTCGCGAACCACTTCTCCGGCGCCGGGCTCGAGCGCGCCCTCCAGCTGTACCGCACGCAGTTCCAGCCGTCCGCGACACTCGACGCCCCCCGTACGTTCGTCACGGCGAACGTCATCGCCGCCGAGACCGCCGAGGAAGCTGAGCAGCGCGCACTCCCGCAGTTGCGGATGATGGCGCGGCTGCGGAGCAACATGCCGCTCACTCCCCTCGAGTCGGTCGAGCAGTCGATCGCCGGGGCAGACGACTTCGATGGGCTCGCGGCATCCGTCATGCAGACCACCCGCGCGACGTGGTTCGTCGGCACGGGCGCATCGGTCGCGGCCGAGCTCACCGAGTTCGCGGCGCGCCACGGCGTCGACGAAATCATGATCTCGCCCGTCGCGGGATCGTTCGACGCCGAGCCGTTGGATGCCGCGACCGGACGGCGCCAGACGCTCGAGCTGCTGGCAGCCGCTACCCGAGGATGA
- a CDS encoding EamA family transporter, with translation MTRRDMILAAFVATLWGVNFVVIDWGMSGIPPLLFVAIRFVLVAALVVVVPRPAASWRTIVGVGLFMSLGQFGLLYTSMALGLQPGLAALLLQAQAVFTVVIAAGVLRERPTTAQLVGVVIATAGLGIVAAGRGGDAPVLAVCLALAAALSWAVGNVISRRAGTVSGRGPLGALSLTVWSALVVPVPALALAVVVDGPEAIATGLAAFGWRPLLSTLYTAVLCTVVGYAIFNGLLARNRSAAVVPWVLLAPVVAMISAALLLGQIPTPAEAIGGVILVVGVLVTSVRRRGRSEFSLRVSRSASRSRVSAPVAETARAAD, from the coding sequence GTGACCCGCCGTGACATGATTCTCGCCGCCTTCGTCGCGACCCTCTGGGGCGTCAACTTCGTCGTGATCGACTGGGGGATGTCCGGCATCCCACCGCTGCTGTTCGTTGCGATCCGCTTCGTGCTCGTCGCCGCGCTCGTGGTCGTCGTGCCTCGCCCCGCGGCGTCGTGGCGCACGATCGTGGGCGTCGGGCTGTTCATGAGCCTCGGGCAGTTCGGCCTGCTCTACACCTCGATGGCTCTCGGGCTCCAGCCCGGACTCGCCGCGCTCCTGCTGCAGGCGCAGGCCGTCTTCACGGTCGTGATCGCCGCGGGTGTTCTGCGCGAGCGGCCGACCACGGCGCAGCTGGTCGGCGTCGTCATCGCGACGGCGGGCCTCGGCATCGTCGCAGCCGGACGCGGAGGGGACGCTCCGGTCCTCGCCGTCTGCCTCGCCCTGGCCGCCGCCCTCTCGTGGGCCGTCGGCAACGTCATCTCGCGGCGAGCGGGCACGGTGAGCGGTCGTGGTCCCCTCGGGGCGCTGTCCCTCACGGTCTGGTCCGCCCTCGTCGTGCCCGTGCCCGCTCTGGCGCTCGCCGTCGTCGTCGACGGACCCGAGGCCATCGCGACCGGCCTGGCGGCTTTCGGCTGGCGACCGCTGCTCTCGACGCTCTACACCGCCGTCCTGTGCACGGTGGTCGGATACGCCATCTTCAACGGCCTCCTGGCTCGCAACCGGTCGGCGGCCGTCGTGCCCTGGGTGCTGTTGGCGCCGGTGGTCGCGATGATCTCGGCCGCCCTCCTGCTGGGCCAGATCCCCACGCCGGCCGAGGCCATCGGCGGGGTGATCCTCGTCGTCGGCGTCCTCGTCACGAGTGTGCGGCGGCGCGGGCGTTCAGAATTCAGTCTGCGCGTCAGCCGGAGTGCCTCCCGGTCGCGCGTCTCGGCGCCTGTCGCCGAGACAGCCCGCGCTGCAGACTGA
- the pheA gene encoding prephenate dehydratase — MTADAGLRTYSFLGPAGTFTEAALAQVPEARGQRWRPVRNVGEALADVVDGRSDAAMIAIENSVDGGVSTAQDALATVPGLRIVGEYLVPVEFVLVGRRGSTLADVSLISAHPVAYAQCLQWLTATLPAHAHIPAASNVASAVGLIDGSSDADAAIAPPGILEHHDVELLASGIGDNAKAMTRFFLVSRTVAPPPPTGADKTSLIVELPDDHPGALLEMLEQFATRGINLSLLASRPIGDEIGRYRFVIDADGHIQDERMADALLGLRRFSPRVTFLGSYPRADRQVVHYPDRYSDDVFVEARDWLRGILSGEPGV; from the coding sequence GTGACTGCCGACGCCGGACTTCGCACCTACAGCTTCCTGGGACCCGCCGGGACGTTCACCGAGGCGGCGCTCGCGCAGGTCCCGGAAGCCCGCGGCCAGCGCTGGCGCCCCGTGCGGAACGTGGGCGAGGCGCTCGCCGACGTCGTCGACGGACGGTCGGATGCCGCGATGATCGCCATCGAGAACTCGGTCGACGGCGGGGTCTCGACGGCGCAGGACGCCCTCGCGACCGTCCCGGGCCTGCGGATCGTGGGCGAGTACCTCGTGCCGGTCGAGTTCGTCCTCGTCGGCCGCCGTGGCTCGACGCTCGCCGACGTCTCGCTCATCTCGGCTCACCCCGTCGCCTACGCGCAGTGCCTCCAGTGGCTGACCGCGACGCTCCCCGCCCACGCCCACATCCCCGCGGCGAGCAATGTCGCGAGTGCCGTGGGTCTCATCGACGGGTCGAGCGATGCGGATGCCGCGATCGCCCCTCCCGGCATCCTCGAGCACCACGACGTCGAGCTCCTGGCATCCGGCATCGGTGACAACGCGAAGGCGATGACGCGCTTCTTCCTCGTGAGCCGCACGGTCGCCCCGCCGCCGCCGACGGGTGCCGACAAGACGTCCCTCATCGTCGAGCTCCCCGACGACCACCCCGGTGCTCTGCTCGAGATGCTCGAGCAGTTCGCGACGCGCGGCATCAACCTGTCGCTCCTCGCCTCTCGTCCGATCGGCGACGAGATCGGGCGCTACCGCTTCGTCATCGACGCCGACGGTCACATCCAGGACGAGCGGATGGCCGATGCCCTCCTCGGCCTTCGCCGGTTCAGCCCCCGGGTGACGTTCCTCGGGTCCTACCCCCGCGCCGACCGTCAGGTCGTGCACTACCCCGACCGCTACTCCGACGACGTGTTCGTCGAGGCGCGCGACTGGCTGCGCGGCATCCTGAGCGGGGAGCCCGGCGTATGA
- a CDS encoding alpha/beta hydrolase-fold protein, translating into MDTRTPRRHRAALAGGIAALVAASVLIAPPALAQSAPPATVSIDLEGTWKFTKGDDPSYASPSFDDSAWSDIQVPGDGSPFASYDGFAWYRLDFTLPAEAQGTNLVASLGFLDDIDEAFLNGVRIGGSGTMPPAASSQWFEKRLYPVPADAPNFGGENTLAVRLYDMNGGGGWYEGPVGIFSKDAVRENVYGISGPLASAEQTAAVNAFLAAQRAALASGNIRAYLATLDKDYFHDGRSKERRERELRSWLAESGTLTLTDGEVEVVQGADGSLIVDTNRTITGTRDGQPYTFQPAAQQFLRFSSSTLTETGNASRFFRETVDSTLEGSPREFVTYLPPSYLEEPNRSYPVVYLFHGINGGSREWEPRDIDDVLDGLWAEGLAESIVIMPDGESLWYADQPNGVPWRSMFLTEMMPLVDAEYRTLPTREFRGLSGVSMGGFGAYSIGLSNPDKFSSLASHIGALSFSSAGLPTPLAQVAGMTTEQLSAYDFYFDACEFDEYRFDNAARSMSATLTTKGVPHTWLVEPEGRHNDACWMPHLRDSFRMHSDNFRSSGLVEDTIRPTATLVSPTTAGPFPTLTLTVDATDNKGLTRIVANVYRGTTLVKSTQSAAGGAVSASHTANVTLPDGAYTVRYNAQDTSGNISATKTFDVTVDATKPTVTVKTGANETVGSNGGYSLVSFKLYDAGKIDKVVLNGVVKDLSNNAWSDVNFVKPGVFGAKAGANSLVVYDVAGNTTTMEFTLR; encoded by the coding sequence GTGGATACCCGCACCCCCCGACGGCATCGCGCCGCACTCGCCGGAGGGATCGCCGCACTGGTCGCGGCATCCGTCCTCATCGCCCCGCCGGCGCTCGCCCAGAGCGCCCCACCCGCGACGGTCTCCATCGACCTCGAAGGCACGTGGAAGTTCACGAAGGGCGACGACCCGTCGTACGCCTCGCCCTCGTTCGACGACTCGGCCTGGTCCGACATCCAGGTGCCCGGTGACGGATCGCCGTTTGCGAGCTACGACGGCTTCGCCTGGTACCGCCTCGACTTCACACTCCCCGCAGAGGCTCAGGGCACCAACCTCGTGGCCTCGCTCGGTTTCCTCGACGACATCGACGAGGCCTTCCTCAACGGCGTACGCATCGGCGGGTCCGGCACGATGCCACCCGCCGCGAGCAGCCAGTGGTTCGAGAAGCGTCTGTATCCTGTTCCCGCCGACGCACCGAACTTCGGGGGCGAGAACACGCTCGCCGTGCGGCTCTACGACATGAACGGGGGCGGCGGCTGGTACGAGGGACCCGTCGGGATCTTCTCGAAGGATGCCGTGCGCGAGAACGTCTACGGCATCTCGGGGCCGCTCGCATCGGCCGAGCAGACGGCAGCCGTGAACGCCTTCCTCGCGGCCCAGCGTGCCGCCCTCGCCTCGGGGAACATCCGCGCGTACCTCGCGACCCTCGACAAGGACTACTTCCACGACGGTCGTTCGAAGGAGCGCCGCGAACGCGAGCTGCGGTCGTGGCTCGCGGAGTCGGGCACGCTGACCCTCACCGACGGCGAAGTCGAAGTCGTGCAGGGGGCCGACGGCAGCCTGATCGTCGACACCAACCGCACGATCACCGGCACGCGAGACGGCCAGCCGTACACCTTCCAGCCGGCCGCGCAGCAGTTCCTGCGGTTCTCGAGCTCGACGCTCACCGAGACGGGAAACGCGTCGCGCTTCTTCCGCGAGACGGTCGACTCGACGCTCGAGGGATCCCCGCGCGAGTTCGTCACCTACCTCCCGCCGTCGTACCTCGAAGAGCCGAACCGCTCCTACCCCGTCGTGTACCTCTTCCACGGGATCAACGGCGGGAGCCGCGAGTGGGAGCCGCGCGACATCGACGACGTCCTCGACGGGCTCTGGGCCGAAGGCCTGGCGGAGTCGATCGTCATCATGCCCGACGGCGAGTCGCTCTGGTACGCCGACCAGCCCAACGGCGTCCCGTGGCGGAGCATGTTCCTCACGGAGATGATGCCGCTCGTCGACGCCGAGTACCGCACACTCCCGACGCGCGAGTTCCGTGGACTCAGCGGCGTGTCGATGGGAGGCTTCGGCGCCTACTCGATCGGACTGTCCAACCCCGACAAGTTCTCCTCACTGGCATCCCACATCGGCGCGCTCAGCTTCTCGTCGGCGGGACTTCCGACGCCGCTCGCTCAGGTCGCGGGCATGACGACGGAGCAGCTGTCGGCGTACGACTTCTACTTCGACGCGTGCGAGTTCGACGAGTATCGCTTCGACAACGCGGCACGCTCGATGAGCGCGACTCTCACGACGAAGGGGGTTCCGCACACGTGGCTCGTCGAGCCGGAGGGCCGGCACAACGACGCATGCTGGATGCCGCACCTCCGCGACTCGTTCCGCATGCACTCCGACAACTTCCGGTCGTCGGGGCTCGTGGAGGACACGATCCGTCCGACGGCGACGCTCGTCTCGCCGACGACGGCCGGCCCCTTCCCGACGCTCACCCTCACGGTCGACGCGACCGACAACAAGGGGCTCACGCGGATCGTCGCGAACGTCTACCGCGGCACGACGCTCGTCAAGAGCACGCAATCGGCGGCCGGCGGTGCCGTGTCGGCGTCGCACACCGCGAACGTCACGCTCCCGGACGGCGCATACACCGTGCGGTACAACGCACAGGACACGTCGGGGAACATCTCCGCGACGAAGACGTTCGACGTGACCGTCGACGCCACGAAGCCGACCGTCACCGTCAAGACGGGCGCGAATGAGACGGTTGGATCGAACGGCGGCTACTCGCTCGTGAGCTTCAAGCTCTACGACGCGGGCAAGATCGACAAGGTCGTGCTCAACGGTGTCGTGAAGGATCTGTCGAACAATGCCTGGTCCGACGTGAATTTCGTCAAGCCTGGCGTGTTCGGAGCCAAGGCCGGCGCCAACAGCCTCGTCGTCTACGACGTCGCCGGGAACACCACGACGATGGAGTTCACGCTCCGCTGA